Part of the Choloepus didactylus isolate mChoDid1 chromosome 27, mChoDid1.pri, whole genome shotgun sequence genome is shown below.
CATGTACAGTTGTGCAGGTTGCTAACTGCATACCAACAGGCATGGCCAGGTGCTGCCTGGGGGAGTCCGAGTCCTTCTCCCCCATCTTGAATCTCATCATCACCTTCTCCCCCTTTTCCTATATTAGCATTATAAGTGTATCTAGATCTATATCTGTGATTCTATATGGGATTATAGGATGATAACAGAAGTAGGAGCGGTGCAGGCCCCTTTCCTCTTGCTGCTCACCGTCCCTAGGTGTTGCCTTCACATGTGGGGTCCAAGATGGCGAGTCTCCATCCAGGGGGAAAGGGGGCTGGGGAATGGTAGGGCACTCCCCTTCTCTTTAACGGGATGACCCAGATGTTACAAGCCTCACTTCCTCTCCCACTGCCAGCCACAGCTCGCTTTCAAGAGAGGCTGAGAAGTGTGGACTTTATCTGAGTGACCCATTACAAAAAAACTAGGTAGTGCTGTCAATACAGAAGGGGAGAGTGGAGTCCATCATATTTTCCACCTTCTGCCCCTTGCACCACCTTCTCCATCACCTCTTCCTCCGGCTTCATCACTTCCTCTTTGCCACTGTCATTTCCTCCGTCTTCTTCACTTCCATTTGCCTCCTTTCTCACTGTCTTCTCTTCcatcatctccatttcttctcctcttctgccCCCTCCTTCACTTCTGCCCTGCCACCCACCGCCATGCCATCCTCCTGGGCTTCAGGGTCCTGGACATGCCCACCCAGGAGCTGGGCCTCCCCGCCTACCGCAAGTTCGATATCGAGGCCTGGATGCCCGGCCGTGGCCGCTTTGGAGAGGTGAGCCCCGCCCCGGCGGATGCAGGATGGGGAGAGAGGACACGACTGTCCCCCAGGCTGAGCCTCCagccacccctctccccacccccaggtgaCCAGTGCTTCCAACTGCACAGACTTCCAGAGCCGCCGCCTGCACATCATGTTCCAGATGGAAGCTGGGGAGCTGCAGTTTGCCCACACGGTAAGGAGCTGCACCGTCCCCCTCCGTCCCCAGAGGCCTCCTCTCCCCAGGACCCCCACCACACCAGCTCCTGGTTCTGAGCACCCTCCCTCCCAGGTGAACGCCACGGCCTGTGCTGTGCCTCGCCTCCTCATCGCCCTCCTGGAGAGCAACCAGCAAAAGGTACGGGGGACAGAGGATCCCACCCAGAGTGGAGGgcggggggctggggcaggggcagcacTCTGAGGCCTACTGTGTTCCCCAGGATGGCTCGGTCCTCGTGCCCCCTGCCCTCCAGCCCTACCTCAGCACCGACCGGATCACGGCCCCTGACCACGTGCCTCTCCAGTACATTGGTCCCAACCAGCCCCAGAAGCCCCAGCTCCCAGGCCAGCCTGGCCTGAGCTGAGAACCCGTCCACATCAACTGGTGGGATTGTTGCTGCCTTCTGGAGCTCAGGGGACCCCGGATGCCTGGGATTTGTATTCCTGGGCCCATCCTGACATCTGCATCCCTCATGTCTGCATCACTCCTGGGGGCCCCTGAACTCCAGGATCTGCCTCACCTCCTTCCCTATCTCAGGGCCTCTGAACCAGTCAGTGATTCCGTGGTCACTGGGACTCCCAGCCTGCACTGGGAAACAGGCCATCGGATGACTTGAAGACCCTGGGGATGGGGAAAGAGAGGCAAGAggcctcctttcctccctccttcttcccttcctcttgcCCCAGTAGTGCTGAGTGGAAAGTCCCAATAAATGGTCAGACCACAGGGCTTGGTGACTCCCTGAGTGAGGAAGATGCTCCTGTCTCACCTTCCGGGAGGTGCTGGGTGATTGCTCAGAGGTGCTCTGTCATCAAAGGGGCCCAGCTGCAAGGCCCAGGCCTGGAAGAGCCCAGCACCCCCAGAGGACCTGGAGGGTGGCTTCAGGGTCCCCAGGGGAGCTGGATTCCGagtcctctccccttcctctggGACGAGGCCGGGCAGGGTCACCAGTGGCTCCCTCTCCCTGGCCCCTGAACCCCCGCTCCTctccctgccttcccttcccCTGCTCCAGGTGGGGCCTGATAGGATCACGAACTCGGCAAGCAAAGCTCATCCTCTGGTATTTTTGCCAGAACTGACTCTTCCCCTAGGCATCCCCCGCTCAGTGAGGGTGGCCGTTTCCCAGCAGGCCACAACCCTCCGAGCCATCCTCagcttctctttcctctcatgCCCACATCCAGTCCATCAGCAAATCCCGGCAGCTCCATCTTCCAACATCTGCCCACTTCTCTCTCCTCCATGGCCCCCACCCCGGCCCTCTCCACTGCTCTCTCCCATTTGTACCTTCACagcagcctccccccaccccaccccatccccagtcTCCCTGCTCAGAGCCCTCCCGTGGCTCCATCTCCTTCAGCGGAAAGGCCAGCGTCCCAGAGGCCCCGTGCGGTCTGCCCCTggccttcctcttctctcttgttCTGGCCACTGCTCCACCCCCCAGCCACCTTTGGTGTTCCAACTCCAAATTCGGCCCTGACCCAAGCCTTGGCACTTGTGAGCCCCACTCCTGGGCTGCCCTTGTCTGGATCTTCTGGGATTGCCTCCCTTTGATCAGTGATGAGCCCacgtcacctcctcagagaggcccacCCTGCCCACCCTGCCCGAGGTAAACCCCTTCTCTATCTGCACCAGACTCAGGCACCGCAGCCAGGGCTCCTCCCTTCACAACGTGTGGGTTTGAGAACTGTCCATCTCCTACCTGAAGGGCCGGGGTGTTTCCCAGTTTGTTCACTGCTCAGCCTCAGAGTGGAGAGGAGAGACTGGCagatagtaggtgctcaataaaaattaCTGGAATGAAGATGTTTGGGACTCTGCAGTTCCCAAGTGCCAGGCTCTGCCCTAAGCTCTAGACACGCAGGAACTCATTTAACCCTCGCCGCCACCAAGCCTTAGAGTAGGTTGTCAAAAGTACCATTTGACAAAGGAGGAAACAGGTCTTGGGGAAGTTAAGCAACTGTCCCAGGGCTCCACGGTGGCGGCGGGGTCGGGTGGGGACTCAGGTCGGAAGGCCATGGCTGCCTGTGAGGACGCAGGCTGCTGAGGCCCACTTCCAGAGGAGGCCCGAGGGGAGAGGCATTGCCTGAAGTCGTCCAGGAGGTGACTGGAACCCAAACGGGGCTGTTGAGCTGGATCAGACCCCGTTTCTCTGGGAAGAGAAACCTCCACCCTCCTTGCTGGCGCCCACGGGCCGGAAGCCTGGAGGGGCAGCGGGTGCAAGGCGTGGGTTCCCCATGCATAATTGAGGGTCTCAGGCAGGTCGGCCGCCCCGCAGCTGTCGTGCCGCTGCGGGAGGGGTGGGGGCGGCGGTGACGTCATCTCCTCCCCGCGGGGTGGCAGCGCGGGTTATAAGGGGCTGCCCGGCCTGGTCGGCACAGCGCCGGGGACCCCGAGTCCGGACGCCGCACCATGCCGCACCGCTGGCCGGTCTCCGCGCCgacgctgctgctgctgctgctgggggcAGGTGGGTGCGAGAAATCGGGAGGGGCCTTGGTGTCCAGCCCGGGGCGGAGGGTCTCGGGTGGCCGGGTGGGGACGGTGCATCCTGCAGGAGGGTTGAGGAGAAGATGTGTGGGTGCCGGAAGCTGGGCTCAGCACCGGGGACAGCGCCTGGGGTGGCAGAGCCCTGGCGcccacctcctccttcctccaCAGCCACCGCTGCACCCCTGGGGCCGAGACCCTCCAAGGAGGAGGTGAGGAGCATGGAGCCCCTGACCTACGGCATCCCACCCGGGCCTCGGCCCTCCCTGCCCAGCCTCCTCCATGAGCTCCATCTCCCCACATCTCCCCTGCCCTCAGCTTCCCCTCTGACCCTTCACCCTCGCTCCCCAGCTGACCCGCTGCCTGGCAGAGGTGGTCACGGAGGTGCTGACACGGGGCCGGGCCCAGAGAGGGCCCTGCATGGCTCTCCTGCACAGAGGTAAGAAGGGCTGGGTTCCTCTCCAGAGCCCCGGCCCCAGTTGAGCCCAGGATGGCTCCAGAAGCCACGTGCCCTGCcccagggctgcctggaggaaggGGTGTCCTCTTCTTATTCCCAGGGGGGTGCCCTGTGGGCTAGCGCGGCCCTGCCAGGCATTCTCAGCTTGACAGGGCCtggccccccacccacccttggGGCCCCTGCAgagacggggggggggggtggaggcaGAGAATGCCCCCCAGCACCTGACCCTCCCCTCCCAGTTCTGGGCAGTCCCTCTGTGGGGGCCTCGGGCAGGCCCCAGCACTCTCTAGGGTCTCTGTTTCCCAACCTGATGCACAGAGAGCAGCTTCTCTTTCTGCCAGAGATGTGTGAGACAGAGCCCTACGGCTGCGTGCCTGCCGAGGAGAAAGGCCTGCTGGTCGGGGATTTCAAGAAGCGGGAGGCCGGGAAGACAAGGTCCAGCCAGGAAGTGAGGgacaaggaagaggaggaagaggaggaggcagcAGAGAAGACCCACAAGTCTGAGGTGCGGGAACAGGCCATCCACGAGCAGCTCCACAGCCGGCTCcgccaggaggaggaggaggaggaggaggaaaagaggaggagGGGCCCCGAGGAGTCCTTTGAGGACCTGTGGAAGCGGCATCGAGAGGGTGGAGGGGGCCTCCAGAAGCGGGTGGCAGAGAAGGCCAGTGACGAGGAGACAGCCCAGTTTGAGGCAGAGGAGAAGGGTGTGCGGGTGCTAGGTGGGGGCCACGGCCTGTGGCAGGGGGCGGAGAGGGCCGGAGGAGAGAGGCACCAGGAGTCCCTGCACCACCGTCGCCGCCAGCCAGAAGCTGAAcccaaggaggaggaggaggaagaggctgctGAGAGGGAGGTGAGTGAAGGAGGGAAGACAGCAGCCACCTGCCATCGCCCTAAGGCAATGCAGGAATGGGGTCAACCAGATGGCCAGTGGCATTATACCAAACAGCTGTGGGTGATGGGCTATAAATGGTGAGATCCACCGTGAATGGATCTTGGTAAATCCAAGCAAGACCCTCATCTAACCAAGACTGTCTCCAAACCCAGGTTATAGTAACCAAGACGGCCATCATTATTGCACAGAAACGTCTAAGTGAGCCATGTTGCTAGTTCGTAATGAGCAAGTAGGCCGCCATGAACAGTGATCACTAGGCCTGGTTCACTGGGGTATAGATGGACACCACTGCTGGGTCATGGAAAGTAAGAGGTCACCATAATTGGCCGTCACATCACAAACGGGCCATGGCAGTCAACATGGACCTCAGTGCGGGGTTATGTGGCTGTGATTCTTGCAGGGTCATGACGCATCAATAAATCATCATCGCAGGTCCCTGTAACTAGGATGGCCACTGCTGGCTGCCACTGTGAGACCCACCATGGCCCACGTTCATGGGCACCCACTGAGGTGGTCTGCCTTTGGAGGTGGGTGCCAACCACCCCATTTTTTATCCTACCAGGAACATGATGTGGAACGGCTGGAACACGTGAGAGATGAGCTGAAGAAGGTGACAGAGATCCTGGGGGAGGAGCTCAGGAGGGAGGGCTGACCTCTGACCTCATGTCCTTTCTTCCCAACACACCCTACAGCTTAGGACTGTTGACCCCATAAGCCCCCTCCTCACTTGGCACCTGCCCCAACCTTGCAGCAGTAGGGAGAAGGGTGTGCCTTGAATCCAGGCTTGAGGGGACAAGTCTCAGCTGGATAGGGGGCCCGGGCTCAGACCTAACTCAGGAAAAGGGACCACCCCACCCAATACCCCATCCCCTCCAAATGAATAAAGCACAAAGAAAACCATCAATGCTTATCATGTAGCACTTGATTTGGGAGGGACAAGGGCCCAGGAAGGCTGGGAAGGAGACTTCAGTCTAATCTCTCATTGTCAGAACTGTTGTTTTATTAAATTGGAAATTATATTAACAATTAAACAAATTAGATGAGGTCTTCAGAGAGAGGATTtgaggctggggtgggaggtAGCTGGCTTTGGCTTCGGACACTGTGGACCACGATGTCATCGTATTCATCCTGGGGGCAGAGGGGACCAGGCAGAGGGGCTGAGGCAGCTGCCATTGTGCCCGCTGCCCAAGTTCGTCCACCCCCCACCCTAAGAATTGGGTCTTTCCTTGAAGACCAAGGTCCCGTGCTTCTAGGTCAACTTCCCTGCTCCTAGTTCTCAAACCACCATTTTCAAGGTCATATCTTCCACTGCCCAAGTTCTCCCACCAATGCTGTCTGAGTTCAATCCCTGCTGTTTTCAACAACCACTGCCACTTGAGCCCTGTTCTCCACCCCTTCCCTCTGCCTTTATCCCAGTTCCCCAACCCCACCATTCAACATCTTCCCCTGCCCACGGTAGTGTCTCTCCTTCCCAAGTTCTCAGCCAAACCTCTCTTCACCGCTGGCTAAGGTCTTTCCCCATCCATTGCTGGCAGTTTTCACATCACTGCTGCCTAAGCTCATCTTCCCACAGCCTCAGTTCTCCAACTCTTGTGCCTCAAAACTCACTCCCCGTGTTGCCACCCGCTCTTGCCGAGGTTTACCAGTGACCATGTCCAAAGTCTTTTGCTCCATCTCCGCCTGAGTTCTACTTCTGCCATTGCCTTTTTTCAGTAATCACTGCCCAGGTTCTTCCAGCCACCCCGGGCCAGGCCTCTTCTGACTGCTGCCCAATGTCACTTGCACTGCTGCCTGTGTTCTCCAATCATGGCAGCCTAAGGTCGGTCTCCGTGCACTGgctaatttctcttttctcccttcctacCTGCCAATTTACCCTGACCAACCCCTCCTCCTCCAGCGGGGCCCAGTCTTTCCTCCTGACTCACGCCCTCATCCCCGCTGTCACtgtcactgctgctgctgctgctgcagtggCCAGGCTTGTCATCCTCGTCCTCAGGGGCTCCATGTGCACGGAGGAGGCGGGTGAGTATGGGGTTGGGCCGGAGTGAGGCACTGCCCAGTGGGGTGCGGCCACCGTACATGCGGGCAGCAGGGTCTGCACCCCCTCTCAGGAGAAGCTCCAGCACATCAGCAGCTTGTGCCTCCACCGCCAAGTGTAGGGGGCTCCGGCCACACGTGGGCTCCTGGCAGGGATGCAGGAGAGAGGTCAGAAGGCCCGAGGAGGTGAAAGACAGGGCTTGGAGGCCATGCCCCACTCTGGGGGACAACGCCCTCTCCCCTTAGGGTGGCTCACCGGTTTGTTGAGGTCAGCTCCAGCCTCCCGGAGCAGCTGGATCATCTCAGCATCCTTGTGGATGACAGCCACATGTAGTGGGGTGTGGCCTGGGGACAGAGTGATTACTGTCAGGCAGTGGTGGTGAGGGAGGAGCCAGGGCCCCAAAAGCCATGACTGTCGGGGAGGGCCTGGTGGCCTGAGAGTGAGTAGGTATGCCAAAGAGGAACCTGGGTCCCGAGTGCCTAAGTCTCGGGTGGTCTGGGCTTGCAGGCAGGTCCCAGTGCCCGGGCTGTGGGATGTCTGGGAACTGTGGGTGAAAATTATAGGGTCTGTGGTTGGGAGGTCTGGAACCTGAGGCCAGGGGACCTGGGTCTCTGGTCTTATTTCACAAGGGACCTGCGTAGCTGAAGGGGCTGTGACcttggggaggggctgggccctGAGGAGTGGATTCTGGCTAATCTCAGTACATTTGTGGAAGGAAGGGCCTGACCCCAGGTGGTGGGCTTATCAGTGGGGGGCCTGCGACTTACATACCAGGACACTGGATATTCAGGGTCTTTTGTCCCAGGAGGCCTGGCTGAGGAGGGCTGCCTATCTCTGGGATCCTGAGTTGCACAATTTGGGCTTTGAATTCCTCAGTTCTGGGAGGGATGGGCCCTGCAGTTTGTAGGTGGGGGTAGGGGTCCTGGGTGGGAGGCACCTTGCAGGTGGAGAGCCTGGGTCCCCATAACTGGTTCCTAGTAGCTCTGGGCCTTTGGATGACAGATCGTGGTCCCAAGTGGTCTGGGCTCTCCAGGTGGGGGTCCTGGGTCCCACCAATCCAGTTCTCAATAATGTGGGATGTGGGTCAAGGTCCTTGGTCCCAAGGCCTGGGTCCCTGAAGCCTAGATTTTATTTCCCAATGGGGCTGGGTCTTGAGTACGGGAAGGAGAGCCCAGCGCCAGGTGCTGGGGCCCTGCCGGGGAGCCTGAGTCCTTCCCAGTCACTGAGGACCCTCACCCTCGTAGTTCTCAGCCTCCAGCTGTAGCTTCCAGTCCTCCTcactctcctcctcttccttttccacGTCGGGTTCAGGGTACAAGGCCACAAGGGCTTGGTCAGTGTCAGGGGTGTGGTCGGGGTCCCGGATGTGGCAGGTGTCGGCGGCTCCCCGGACGTGCCGGGGGCGGGGCTGTAGCAGCGCGCGTGCGCAGGCGTGCGCCCCCGTGCGGCAGGCCAGGTGCAGCGCCGTTTGGCCCCTGCGTTCCGCCATCTGCAACCCGGCGCCCGCCGCGTACAACTTCTCCACTGTTGACGCCTCTCCCAGGATGGCTGCCAGGTGCAGGGCTGTCTGCGGGAATGGAAGGCGGGGGTCAGGGGTTGCACTGAGTACCCCAgcaccccacccctttcctggcCCCTGGGAGCTCACCTGGCCCAGGTCATTCTGTAGGTCCAGGTACTCAGTGCCAGCGGCGAAGCTCAGGAGGAAATCCAAGAAGGGCTCGTGCTGATGAATCACGGCCAAGTGCAGTGCCCTGGGGACACAGGTAGGGGTCAGAGGGCAGAGGCCAAGTACTCTTGCCTTCCTTCATTCCACAAACAgggagcacctactgtgtactaAGCATTGTGAGCACAGTTCTAGAACCAGTTGTCAGGTTATCTGAGAGGGTCAGAGATCAGAATCAATTCAACAGATTTGTCAAATGAGTGTTTATTAAGTGGGACTTTTGCTTCCACCCAAGATGAAGAAACATGGACCAGATTTCTCTCCCATCTGATACAGCTGAAAAAAAACtcaggcaaaatatatgaaacaacagtTTTAAAGAGCACTGGACATCACTGAATGAATGACAGTGATAgatgagagatgggaaacaagTGAGGTGAGCCCTACTATTGACCACCACAACTTATTGCCCTAGAGTTTCCAAGCCATGGTGCAGGGAGGGAAACCAGGCAGAGTCTAGAAAACTGGCTAAGGGGAGGAGATGGAGCTCAGAGTCTGGGGAGACCAAGGAAGCCCGAgtttgcaagacagaggaccgAGGAGAGAgtgcacagagagagagaactgcAGAAATCTGCAGGGGTCCCCCTTGGGTGTGCAGCAGAGCACTGATCATTGCATGTGTGTGAGGAAGCTGCCCAAGTCTAGGGGCAGAACTCTATCCAAATAGATGAGGGGAAAATGTCCCTGTCATTCACACAGAGCCAGGAATGGCGTCTGTTCATAACGAGCCAGACCAGAAAACTCACAAGCCATCGGTCACTGGGGAGAACACTCAGGAAGGTCTTGCCTCAGTAGTGGGGAAAAATTAGCCCTAGACTGAGCACTGCTCCAGAGCCACCCAGCAAACCATAAAAGCAAAAAACTAAAAGGGTCAAACTGCTTCCAAGTAACTTAATGGCATCCCAGAACAAAACCCAAGAGTAGttatagaaatacaaaaatatgcagCACCTAACAAGGTAAAATTAACATCTGGCATCCAGTCAAAGATTACCAGGCCtgcaaagaaactagaaaacaaccCATAATGAGAATAATCAATCAACTGACACTGACCCAGAACTGACCGAGATGTTAGAAGCAGTgaacaaaaacattaaaaccCTTATTAAAACTGTATTACATGTTTGATAAGTAAGATAGAAGCatggaagatgacagaaaaaGCCCACACCGAATTCCCAGATATGACACTATAGCATCTGAGATGAAAACACATTGGATGAGATTGACAATGGATTAGACTGCAGGAGAAAAGACAACAATAGAAACGATCTAGAATAtaatacagaaggaaaaaaatttttaaatgaaaaggagATCAAAGACCTGTGGGACAATTTTAAGTGGCCTAATACAGTTGTAACTGAAGTTCCTAAAGtggaagaagacaaaaaaaattttttttgaagaaataatggccaaaaaaaatgtccagatttcatgAAAACCAGGAACACACAGATCCAAAAAGTTCAATGGACTCCAGGcataagaaacatgaagaaaaccacACTAAGGTGccttataataaaattttttgaaaccaGTGTTAAAGACAAAATCTCAAAGGCAGCCAGAGGAAAAATGTGACATCTTAAGTAAAGAGGAAGATAAGGATGACAGCAGATTTCACGTAAGAAATAAATGCAAGACAGAAGACAGTGCagcaacatctttaaagtattgaaaggaaaagactgtcaatctagaattctttatccagttttCAAAATCCAGGGCAAGGCCTCCCCCCCTACCTGGGATCtgccaggagtgtaaatctccctggcaatgtgggatatgacttccggagatgaatctggacgcaacactgtgggattgagaacatcttcttgaccaaaagggggatgtgaaatgaaatgaaaccaagttccagtggctgagagattccaaacagagtcgagaagtcactccggtggccattcttatgcactatatagataactctttttaggttttagttcagagaaatagctagaaataaatacccgaaactatcaaactacaaaccagtaggcttgattcttgaagacgattgtacagcaatgcagcttacaaggggtgacagcgtgaatgtgaaagccttgtgggtcacagtccttttatccagtgtatggatggatgagtagaaaaatggggacaaaaaactaaatgaaaaatagggtgggagggaggggatgattggggtgttcttttttacttttattttttattcttattttcacttttctggtacaaaaaatagattg
Proteins encoded:
- the CCER2 gene encoding coiled-coil domain-containing glutamate-rich protein 2; this encodes MPHRWPVSAPTLLLLLLGAATAAPLGPRPSKEELTRCLAEVVTEVLTRGRAQRGPCMALLHREMCETEPYGCVPAEEKGLLVGDFKKREAGKTRSSQEVRDKEEEEEEEAAEKTHKSEVREQAIHEQLHSRLRQEEEEEEEEKRRRGPEESFEDLWKRHREGGGGLQKRVAEKASDEETAQFEAEEKGVRVLGGGHGLWQGAERAGGERHQESLHHRRRQPEAEPKEEEEEEAAEREEHDVERLEHVRDELKKVTEILGEELRREG
- the NFKBIB gene encoding NF-kappa-B inhibitor beta, whose product is MAGVACLGKAADADEWCDSGLGSLGPDAAAPGGPGLGAELGPGLSWAPLVFGYVTEDGDTALHLAVIHQHEPFLDFLLSFAAGTEYLDLQNDLGQTALHLAAILGEASTVEKLYAAGAGLQMAERRGQTALHLACRTGAHACARALLQPRPRHVRGAADTCHIRDPDHTPDTDQALVALYPEPDVEKEEEESEEDWKLQLEAENYEGHTPLHVAVIHKDAEMIQLLREAGADLNKPEPTCGRSPLHLAVEAQAADVLELLLRGGADPAARMYGGRTPLGSASLRPNPILTRLLRAHGAPEDEDDKPGHCSSSSSSDSDSGDEGDEYDDIVVHSVRSQSQLPPTPASNPLSEDLI